In one Bacteroidales bacterium genomic region, the following are encoded:
- a CDS encoding FKBP-type peptidyl-prolyl cis-trans isomerase — MKKSLFFFVASLTVFSVLFTACNKSDNTDELKANEQRLLVKYLSDHNITVQPTASGLYYIETDTGTGIQPVMGDMVLMNYTLKIISDKIVATSDKQTAIDNGIVQEYYLYGPQKYILQENRYEKGLQEGILMMKEGSKATMIIPSSLSYGGLGMPWLGVSPYSTLIYNIELLRVIKNPDAFEREQIAAYLDTTSITVADSTADGLYHIIDKAGTGDLPTTGTIVKVNYKLYLIDGRKLAENSPDQPFSYSVGSAGYIEGWDKGIRLTRKGEKCRIIIPWYKAYGKSGFQVIPPYSTLLYVLERVD; from the coding sequence ATGAAAAAGAGTCTTTTTTTCTTCGTGGCCTCGCTGACAGTTTTTTCTGTGCTTTTTACGGCCTGCAATAAGAGCGATAATACCGATGAGCTGAAAGCCAATGAACAGCGCCTGCTGGTTAAATATCTTTCCGATCATAACATAACGGTCCAGCCTACGGCCAGCGGGTTGTACTATATTGAAACCGACACCGGTACGGGGATTCAGCCCGTTATGGGGGATATGGTTCTGATGAACTACACCCTGAAAATCATCTCTGACAAAATTGTTGCTACCAGTGATAAGCAAACAGCCATCGATAACGGCATAGTCCAGGAATATTATCTGTATGGCCCACAGAAATACATTCTTCAGGAAAACCGGTATGAGAAAGGCCTTCAGGAAGGCATACTGATGATGAAGGAAGGAAGCAAGGCTACGATGATTATTCCCAGCAGTCTATCATACGGAGGTCTCGGCATGCCCTGGCTGGGAGTTTCGCCTTACTCTACCCTGATCTACAATATAGAACTTCTGCGTGTGATTAAAAACCCGGATGCATTTGAAAGGGAGCAGATTGCTGCATACCTCGATACCACATCAATAACAGTGGCCGATTCAACAGCCGATGGATTGTATCATATTATTGACAAGGCCGGTACAGGCGATCTTCCAACTACCGGAACCATTGTGAAAGTAAACTATAAATTGTATCTGATTGATGGTCGAAAACTTGCAGAGAATAGTCCTGATCAACCCTTTTCCTATTCGGTTGGTTCAGCTGGCTATATTGAAGGATGGGACAAAGGAATCCGTCTGACCCGGAAAGGCGAAAAATGCCGGATTATTATCCCCTGGTACAAAGCTTACGGAAAATCAGGTTTTCAGGTTATACCCCCATACAGTACCTTATTGTATGTTCTGGAACGGGTTGACTGA